The following are from one region of the Stanieria sp. NIES-3757 genome:
- a CDS encoding hypothetical protein (conserved domain protein): MEFNFKFQPISFSWVAVHPRPLGIINFIGEVGFGAFPTIFYRHFLKGLYYQGYTIIARPIYSHWNCWTGAINLMNESLNYNLFSGIFAEAKRLGYNSEIYLKNYNSKQLNNFWLGHGLGCQYLILLEIISNLNQEKYRIFLNEYLDKKQTKAINEYFNLIQDKQFSIINEPSIFISPKIIGGCKTLNQLTEEEIYNLIKYSDLFNCLGMIVPEKSHYTTKNIKDLKQNVPQDLYKLISEKNPGNHFSPLFFSSKQVQLEKSVIRILKLLEERLKSSIG; this comes from the coding sequence ATGGAGTTTAATTTTAAATTTCAACCAATTTCTTTTAGTTGGGTAGCAGTTCATCCTCGTCCGTTAGGGATAATTAATTTTATTGGTGAAGTGGGTTTTGGTGCATTTCCTACTATTTTTTATCGTCATTTTTTAAAAGGTTTATACTATCAAGGTTATACAATTATTGCTAGACCAATCTATTCTCACTGGAATTGTTGGACAGGAGCGATAAATTTAATGAACGAATCACTTAATTATAATTTGTTTTCTGGTATTTTTGCTGAAGCGAAACGATTAGGTTATAATTCAGAAATTTATTTAAAAAATTATAATTCCAAACAATTAAATAACTTTTGGCTCGGTCATGGCTTAGGTTGCCAATATCTTATTTTGCTTGAAATTATTAGTAATTTGAATCAAGAAAAATATCGGATATTTTTAAATGAATATTTAGACAAAAAACAAACTAAGGCAATTAATGAATATTTTAATTTAATCCAAGACAAACAATTTTCAATTATAAATGAACCATCTATTTTTATTTCTCCTAAAATCATTGGAGGCTGTAAAACATTAAATCAGCTTACAGAAGAAGAAATTTATAATTTAATTAAATATAGTGATTTGTTTAATTGTTTAGGTATGATTGTTCCCGAAAAAAGTCATTATACGACTAAAAATATTAAAGATTTAAAACAAAATGTTCCTCAAGATTTGTATAAACTAATATCTGAAAAAAATCCAGGCAATCATTTTTCTCCTTTATTTTTTTCTTCCAAGCAAGTCCAATTAGAAAAGTCAGTCATTAGGATTTTAAAATTGCTAGAAGAAAGATTAAAATCTAGCATTGGTTAA
- a CDS encoding inner-membrane translocator codes for MVGYLVFLTISTGLFAIFALGLNLQWGFTGLINFGHVAFMTVGAYTTVLLSSLGVPLIISVLVGAIVAALLGLLIGMSTLRLREDYLAIVTIGVSELLRLIALNEEWLTKGAFGIQRYPLPLERFEPNGISKTIIISLLTILAIFAVWQLWQGLKNQWRESREIQRKSYQPRKKIGAIIWGIIALALILTVYINSLLALSDYNYKAGLMLLVLITLAIIYWGLQLLVNSPWGRVLKAIREDEEIPRALGKNVFWYKLQAFMLGGAIAGVAGAFYAWQLTTVYPSNFEPIVTFNAWTMVVLGGAGSNAGTLLGVIIFWAYDALTRFYLPQLGLVDNSSAGALRIMIIGLILMVLMIWRPQGILGKKEELTLGK; via the coding sequence ATGGTTGGTTATCTTGTTTTCCTGACAATCTCTACCGGTTTATTTGCTATTTTTGCTCTTGGTTTAAACTTGCAATGGGGTTTTACGGGCTTAATTAACTTTGGTCATGTTGCTTTTATGACTGTTGGGGCTTACACCACAGTTTTATTAAGTTCTTTGGGCGTACCTTTAATAATTTCTGTTTTAGTTGGGGCAATAGTAGCAGCATTATTGGGATTATTAATTGGAATGTCTACGTTGAGATTGCGAGAGGATTATCTGGCAATTGTGACAATTGGCGTTTCAGAATTGTTGCGGTTAATTGCTCTTAATGAAGAATGGTTAACCAAAGGCGCATTTGGAATTCAACGTTATCCATTGCCTTTGGAAAGATTTGAGCCTAATGGCATCAGCAAAACGATCATAATTAGTCTTTTAACCATTTTAGCTATTTTTGCAGTTTGGCAACTGTGGCAAGGGTTAAAAAATCAATGGCGAGAAAGCCGAGAAATCCAAAGAAAAAGTTATCAACCTCGAAAAAAAATTGGTGCAATTATTTGGGGGATCATCGCTTTAGCTTTAATCTTGACTGTTTATATTAATAGTTTGCTGGCTCTTTCTGATTACAATTACAAAGCTGGCTTGATGTTATTGGTTTTAATCACTTTAGCTATCATTTATTGGGGTTTGCAATTATTGGTAAATTCTCCTTGGGGTAGAGTGCTAAAAGCGATTCGAGAAGATGAAGAAATTCCAAGGGCATTGGGTAAAAATGTTTTTTGGTATAAATTACAAGCTTTTATGTTAGGCGGTGCGATCGCAGGTGTGGCTGGAGCTTTTTATGCTTGGCAATTAACTACTGTTTATCCTAGTAATTTTGAACCAATCGTTACTTTTAATGCCTGGACAATGGTAGTCTTAGGCGGTGCAGGAAGTAATGCAGGAACATTACTCGGAGTAATTATTTTCTGGGCGTATGATGCGTTAACGCGCTTTTATTTGCCTCAATTAGGTTTAGTAGATAATTCTAGTGCGGGGGCGTTGCGAATTATGATTATTGGTCTAATTTTAATGGTTCTAATGATTTGGCGACCCCAAGGCATCCTTGGTAAAAAAGAAGAACTAACTTTAGGAAAATGA
- a CDS encoding Haloacid dehalogenase-like hydrolase produces the protein MLRVITDFDGPIMDVSERYYQVYQYCLEQTKYDQQPIHQLSKAEFWQLKRARVPEYKIGIKSGLDETQAQKFALIRKNTVHTLPYLSYDQVLPNAISALEKLQYLGIDLVVMTMRREKELAEAFERYDLARFFPSNRRYCLRNDYIKTTDIEDKPLLMKKAVSQLPPASDLWMIGDTEADIVAAKQSQVKIIGVLSGIRDRKHLEQYQPNFIANNLTEAIDLVLRHTLSAQKATS, from the coding sequence ATGCTAAGAGTCATTACCGATTTTGACGGTCCGATTATGGATGTTTCGGAACGCTACTACCAGGTTTATCAATATTGTTTAGAACAAACTAAATACGACCAACAACCAATTCATCAACTAAGCAAAGCAGAATTTTGGCAACTTAAACGAGCGCGTGTACCTGAATATAAAATTGGGATTAAATCTGGTTTAGATGAAACACAAGCTCAAAAATTTGCTTTAATTCGCAAAAATACTGTTCATACTTTACCTTATCTCAGTTACGATCAAGTTCTTCCCAATGCCATCTCTGCTTTAGAAAAATTACAGTATTTAGGAATCGATCTGGTTGTGATGACAATGCGACGAGAAAAAGAATTAGCAGAAGCCTTTGAACGCTACGATTTAGCTCGTTTTTTTCCTTCTAACCGTCGTTATTGCTTACGCAATGATTATATTAAAACGACTGATATCGAAGATAAACCCTTACTGATGAAAAAAGCAGTAAGTCAATTACCGCCTGCTTCCGATCTGTGGATGATCGGAGATACAGAAGCAGACATTGTAGCAGCTAAACAATCTCAAGTGAAAATTATCGGAGTTTTATCAGGAATTCGCGATCGCAAACATTTAGAACAATATCAACCCAATTTTATTGCTAATAATTTGACAGAAGCTATTGACTTAGTGCTTCGGCACACCTTATCAGCGCAGAAAGCAACTAGCTAA
- a CDS encoding heat shock protein DnaJ domain protein, translated as MNEQNPYERLNVTENASFEEIQNAKKKLKEQYSQDTKVLESIEAAYDAIIMDRLRLRQEGKIKVPERIRFPEKLVETPSDFTPINQKNSPQWLKNLLDRPSQAEILWPTGIYLVLAAIAVFGQSTEASLLPLLMALGFMANIYFLNRKENKFPRSLLISLIVLLTGIGLGNGLAQLLFSQTGGMVLNVEQFASVLTFCLFWLASCFLR; from the coding sequence ATGAACGAACAAAATCCTTATGAGCGACTTAATGTCACAGAAAATGCTTCTTTTGAAGAAATTCAAAACGCTAAGAAAAAGCTCAAGGAACAATATAGCCAAGATACTAAAGTATTAGAAAGTATTGAAGCTGCTTATGATGCGATTATTATGGATCGTCTCAGATTACGTCAGGAAGGTAAAATTAAAGTTCCAGAAAGAATACGTTTTCCTGAAAAATTAGTAGAAACTCCTTCCGATTTTACCCCGATTAATCAGAAGAATTCTCCTCAATGGCTCAAAAATTTACTTGATCGACCTTCACAAGCTGAAATTCTTTGGCCGACAGGAATATATTTAGTTTTAGCTGCGATCGCCGTTTTTGGTCAAAGCACAGAAGCTTCTTTACTGCCTTTACTAATGGCGTTAGGATTTATGGCTAATATTTATTTTCTGAATCGTAAAGAAAATAAGTTTCCCCGTTCTCTGCTAATTAGTTTAATTGTATTATTAACAGGCATTGGATTAGGCAATGGATTAGCTCAGTTATTATTTAGTCAAACTGGTGGCATGGTTTTAAATGTTGAGCAATTTGCTTCAGTATTAACTTTCTGTTTGTTTTGGTTAGCTAGTTGCTTTCTGCGCTGA
- a CDS encoding aminotransferase class V — protein MSRPIYLDCHATTPVDQRVLEAMLPYFTQCFGNPSSITHVYGWEAEAAVKLARSAIAEVINATPEEIVFTSGATEANNLAIKGVAEAYFNQGKHIITVQTEHRAVLDPCKYLETLGFEVTYLPVQSDGLIDLQQLEQAIRPDTILVSAMAANNEIGVLQPLAEIGEICHAHQILFHTDAAQAIAKVPLNVQQMKIDLMSLTAHKVYGPKGIGALYLRRRHPRVKLAAQIQGGGQERGIRSGTLYTPQIVGFAKAVELGIAEMESETERLLQLRKKLWSILNTIDGIHLNGHWLERLPGNLNVSIEEVDGSALLLGLQQTVALSSGSACSAINTTPSHVLMALGHSEQLAYASLRFGIGRFNTLEEIEQVGKLVISTCESLRRSKQYF, from the coding sequence ATGTCACGTCCAATTTATCTAGATTGTCACGCTACTACCCCAGTAGATCAAAGAGTTTTAGAAGCAATGTTGCCTTACTTTACCCAATGTTTTGGCAACCCTAGTAGCATTACTCATGTTTATGGTTGGGAAGCAGAAGCAGCAGTAAAATTAGCTCGTTCTGCGATCGCTGAAGTTATCAATGCCACTCCTGAAGAAATTGTTTTTACTAGTGGTGCAACGGAGGCTAATAATTTAGCAATTAAAGGTGTAGCCGAGGCATATTTTAATCAAGGCAAACACATTATTACTGTTCAAACAGAACATCGAGCAGTACTCGATCCTTGTAAGTACTTAGAAACTCTTGGTTTTGAAGTTACTTATCTGCCCGTACAATCAGACGGATTAATCGATCTCCAACAACTGGAACAAGCAATTCGTCCTGATACGATTTTAGTTTCAGCCATGGCAGCTAATAATGAAATTGGAGTTTTACAACCTTTAGCTGAAATTGGCGAAATTTGTCATGCTCATCAAATTTTATTTCACACCGATGCAGCTCAAGCGATCGCAAAAGTTCCCCTTAATGTCCAACAGATGAAAATCGATCTGATGTCTTTAACCGCTCACAAGGTTTATGGACCAAAGGGTATTGGTGCATTATATCTACGTCGTCGTCATCCTAGAGTTAAACTAGCTGCTCAAATTCAGGGAGGAGGACAAGAGCGTGGTATTCGTTCTGGAACGCTTTATACACCGCAAATTGTCGGTTTTGCTAAAGCGGTAGAATTAGGAATAGCTGAAATGGAATCAGAAACCGAAAGACTGCTTCAACTGAGAAAAAAACTCTGGTCTATTTTAAATACAATCGACGGAATTCATTTAAATGGACATTGGCTTGAACGTTTACCAGGAAATCTCAATGTTAGTATTGAAGAAGTAGATGGTTCAGCTTTGCTCCTAGGTTTACAGCAAACAGTTGCTTTATCTTCTGGTTCAGCTTGTTCTGCTATTAATACCACTCCTTCTCATGTTTTAATGGCTTTAGGACATTCAGAGCAATTAGCTTATGCTTCTCTGCGGTTTGGGATTGGTAGATTCAATACTTTAGAAGAGATCGAACAAGTAGGCAAGCTTGTCATCTCAACTTGTGAGTCTCTCCGCCGTAGTAAGCAATATTTTTAA
- a CDS encoding ribonuclease, Rne/Rng family, whose product MPKQIIIAEQHHIAAVFWEDQIQELIVATGNQQVSDIYLGAVENVIPGIDAAFVNIGDAERNGFIHVTDLGPLRLKKTAGAITELLTPQQTVLVQVMKEPTGNKGPRLTGNITLPGRYLVLMPYGKGVKLSRRIKDDNERNRLRALAILIKPAGMGLLVRTEADGKAEEAIMEDLEFLQKQWESIQYQAASTRPPALLNRDDDFIQRVLRDMYSADVNSIVVDSQAAVKRVKQHLTNWGGGRFPQGVFIDHHRERQAILEYYRVNAAVREALKPRVELPSGGYIIIEPTEALTVIDVNSGSFTRSATARETVLWTNSEAATEIARQLRLRNIGGVIIVDFIDMDSRRDQLKLLEHFNKALKADKARPQIAQLSELGLVELTRKRQGKNIYELFGQTCPSCGGLGHLVHLPGKPEGESLESPPITPPIAIPTLPYTQENNFSDYSLDLGYDPSPSPPELLNHPNYQEQGNNNRRRRRRRLNDILLKDEQTELNPVVITRDFEVDTPNFVPEERKSRVQSNRPSRRDETNLEKVSVEMTDLEQEVYALMGISPLIRLEREFKDPKSVLVLIQNSNDGGQATGITETESSQESVTEPEVMNETEIVTPPELKIEVTTEAEPETEINAETETETETEENNNARRRRRRRSSAQTELSV is encoded by the coding sequence ATGCCAAAACAAATTATTATTGCGGAACAGCATCATATCGCCGCCGTTTTTTGGGAAGATCAAATTCAGGAATTGATTGTTGCCACAGGCAATCAACAGGTGAGCGATATTTATCTTGGTGCAGTTGAAAATGTTATTCCTGGTATAGATGCTGCCTTCGTTAATATAGGCGATGCGGAACGCAACGGTTTTATTCATGTTACAGATTTAGGACCTTTACGTTTAAAAAAAACTGCCGGAGCAATTACTGAACTATTAACTCCACAACAAACAGTTTTGGTTCAGGTAATGAAAGAACCCACTGGAAATAAAGGACCAAGACTGACTGGTAATATCACTTTGCCAGGACGATATTTAGTTTTAATGCCTTACGGTAAGGGAGTCAAACTTTCACGACGTATTAAAGATGACAACGAACGTAACCGTTTACGCGCTCTAGCTATTCTCATTAAACCGGCTGGTATGGGTTTACTAGTGAGAACCGAAGCCGACGGTAAGGCGGAAGAAGCCATTATGGAAGATTTAGAATTTCTACAAAAACAGTGGGAATCAATCCAATATCAAGCGGCTTCTACCAGACCTCCAGCACTGTTGAATCGAGATGACGATTTCATTCAGCGTGTTTTACGAGATATGTATTCGGCTGATGTTAATAGCATCGTGGTTGATTCACAAGCAGCGGTAAAACGAGTTAAACAACATTTAACTAATTGGGGTGGTGGTCGTTTTCCTCAAGGAGTTTTTATCGATCATCATCGAGAACGTCAAGCAATCTTAGAATATTATCGGGTCAATGCAGCAGTTCGTGAAGCTCTAAAACCGAGAGTAGAGTTACCATCGGGTGGCTATATTATCATTGAACCTACCGAAGCATTAACTGTTATTGATGTAAACTCTGGCTCTTTTACTCGCTCTGCTACTGCTCGTGAAACTGTTCTCTGGACGAATAGCGAAGCTGCAACTGAAATTGCTCGTCAATTACGTCTGCGTAATATTGGTGGTGTAATCATTGTCGATTTTATCGATATGGACTCACGAAGAGACCAACTCAAACTGTTAGAACATTTTAATAAAGCTCTCAAGGCAGATAAAGCTAGACCTCAAATTGCTCAACTTTCCGAACTTGGTTTAGTAGAACTAACTCGTAAACGCCAAGGGAAAAATATTTACGAATTATTTGGTCAAACTTGTCCTAGTTGTGGTGGTTTAGGACATTTAGTCCATCTACCAGGCAAACCTGAAGGAGAATCTTTAGAAAGTCCACCGATTACTCCACCAATAGCAATTCCTACTTTGCCTTATACTCAAGAAAATAATTTTTCTGATTATTCGCTTGATTTAGGTTACGACCCTAGTCCTTCCCCTCCAGAATTACTCAATCATCCCAACTATCAAGAGCAGGGAAATAATAATCGTCGTCGTCGTCGTCGTCGTCTTAATGACATTTTGCTCAAAGACGAACAAACTGAGTTAAATCCTGTCGTTATAACTCGCGATTTTGAGGTAGATACGCCTAATTTTGTACCTGAAGAACGTAAATCTAGGGTGCAATCAAATCGTCCTTCTCGGCGAGATGAAACTAATTTAGAAAAAGTTTCTGTAGAAATGACTGATTTAGAACAGGAAGTTTATGCTTTGATGGGCATATCTCCTTTAATTCGTTTAGAACGAGAATTTAAAGATCCTAAATCGGTTTTAGTTTTAATCCAAAATTCTAATGATGGCGGTCAAGCAACTGGTATAACTGAAACAGAATCTAGCCAAGAATCTGTTACTGAACCAGAAGTAATGAACGAAACTGAAATAGTAACTCCTCCCGAATTAAAAATAGAAGTAACAACAGAGGCAGAACCCGAAACAGAAATAAACGCAGAAACAGAAACAGAAACAGAAACAGAAGAAAATAACAATGCGCGCCGTCGTCGCCGTCGTCGTTCATCGGCACAAACAGAGTTATCAGTTTAA
- a CDS encoding Ribonuclease H — protein MNCNQFLDNSFLPKLIDENALIAGVDEVGRGALFGSVVAAVIVLPVSSLSKLSEIGVKDSKQLSAKKRQQLSQLVQLIAADWQIANASVAEIDRLNIFHASLLAMKRAVMGLKVQPAFCLVDGKFPIPNLSIEQKTIVQGDRFSALIAAASILAKVWRDELIVNLANDYPEYDLVNNKGYPTSKHRSALRQYGLSPYHRTSFRPCQLEKKAFHEENSS, from the coding sequence GTGAACTGTAATCAATTTTTGGATAATTCTTTCTTACCCAAGCTAATCGATGAAAATGCTTTGATAGCCGGAGTAGACGAGGTAGGGCGAGGTGCTTTATTTGGCTCCGTCGTTGCAGCAGTAATTGTCCTACCAGTTTCATCTTTATCCAAATTAAGTGAGATTGGAGTTAAAGATAGTAAACAACTATCAGCTAAAAAAAGACAACAATTGAGTCAACTAGTTCAACTTATAGCCGCTGATTGGCAAATTGCTAATGCTAGTGTTGCTGAAATAGATCGACTTAATATTTTTCACGCTTCTCTATTGGCTATGAAACGAGCAGTAATGGGCTTAAAAGTACAGCCAGCTTTTTGTTTAGTAGATGGAAAATTTCCAATTCCCAACCTATCCATAGAACAAAAAACTATTGTCCAAGGCGATCGCTTTTCGGCTCTAATTGCTGCTGCTAGTATTCTGGCTAAGGTATGGCGAGATGAATTAATTGTTAATCTAGCTAATGATTACCCAGAATATGACCTAGTTAATAATAAAGGTTATCCGACTAGCAAACATCGTTCGGCTCTTAGACAATACGGTCTTTCTCCCTATCATCGAACTTCTTTTCGCCCTTGTCAGTTGGAAAAGAAAGCATTTCATGAAGAGAATTCAAGTTAA
- a CDS encoding Prephenate dehydratase, translating to MTLSLAYLGPTGTNSETVALAYANWLAQNHQQETVLSPYPTIALAAKAVANQEVDLAVVPVENSIEGSVAITLDTLWQLEQLKIIQSLVLPISHALLSCSLSLQEIKTVYSHPQALGQCQQWLEQFVPSAKLIPTNSTTEALQYLTDEPTSAAIASPRAAKLYNLPILADHINDYPDNCTRFWVLSLNPTTKGSYLSLAFSLSENAPGALVKPLHIFANQGINLSKIESRPTKRSLGEYIFFIDIESNICNASLKTVLSELSEYTEVLKIFGNYDLLTVQL from the coding sequence ATGACGCTTTCTCTTGCCTACTTAGGTCCTACGGGGACTAACTCCGAAACGGTAGCTCTAGCTTATGCAAATTGGTTGGCTCAAAATCATCAGCAAGAAACTGTTTTATCCCCCTATCCAACTATTGCTTTAGCAGCAAAAGCAGTAGCAAATCAAGAAGTAGATTTAGCAGTAGTTCCTGTTGAAAATTCAATTGAAGGTAGTGTAGCGATTACCCTGGATACTCTTTGGCAATTAGAACAGTTAAAAATTATTCAAAGTCTAGTTTTACCAATCTCTCATGCTCTTTTATCTTGTAGCTTATCTTTGCAAGAGATTAAAACCGTCTATTCTCATCCTCAAGCTCTTGGTCAATGTCAACAATGGTTAGAGCAGTTTGTTCCTTCTGCTAAACTGATCCCAACCAACTCGACTACCGAAGCTCTGCAATATCTTACAGACGAACCCACCTCAGCAGCGATCGCATCTCCTCGGGCAGCTAAACTATATAATCTTCCTATTCTTGCCGATCATATTAATGATTATCCTGATAACTGTACTCGTTTTTGGGTTTTAAGTCTCAATCCTACTACCAAGGGTAGTTATCTTTCTTTGGCGTTTAGTTTGTCAGAAAATGCACCAGGAGCATTAGTTAAACCACTTCATATTTTTGCTAATCAAGGAATTAACTTAAGTAAAATTGAGTCTCGTCCTACTAAACGTTCTCTAGGTGAATATATCTTTTTTATTGATATAGAAAGCAATATTTGTAATGCTTCACTTAAAACTGTTTTATCAGAATTGTCTGAGTATACAGAAGTTCTCAAAATATTTGGTAACT